One Solibacillus sp. FSL R7-0668 genomic region harbors:
- a CDS encoding cytochrome c biogenesis CcdA family protein, with amino-acid sequence MVSQLNLFLAFGAGLLSFISPCSLPLYPAFLSYITGISFNELKEEKGIFNRKALLHTLLFLLGFSIIFMALGFSTSFIGTLFIQYQDLLRQVGAIIIVIFGLVILGVFKFDFLQSEKRFLFKKRPKGYLGTIIIGMGFAAGWTPCTGPILAGVIALGISDPDRGMWYMLFYVLGFSIPFLIMSLFIGKMKFLQKRSDLFMKIGGIIMIIMGILLYFDWMTKIIALLTPFFGGFTGF; translated from the coding sequence TTGGTTAGTCAATTAAATCTATTTCTTGCATTTGGAGCTGGACTTTTATCTTTTATATCTCCATGTTCACTACCGCTATATCCAGCATTTCTTTCTTATATTACAGGAATCTCCTTTAATGAACTGAAAGAAGAAAAGGGCATATTTAATCGCAAAGCATTATTACATACATTACTTTTTTTATTAGGCTTTTCTATCATCTTTATGGCATTAGGTTTTTCAACTTCTTTTATTGGGACGCTGTTCATTCAGTATCAAGATTTACTTAGACAAGTGGGTGCAATTATTATTGTCATTTTTGGTTTAGTAATTCTCGGAGTCTTCAAATTTGATTTTCTTCAATCGGAAAAAAGGTTTTTATTTAAAAAAAGACCAAAGGGATATTTAGGTACGATCATTATCGGTATGGGGTTTGCTGCAGGTTGGACTCCATGCACTGGACCAATCTTAGCAGGAGTTATTGCTTTAGGAATATCGGATCCAGATAGAGGCATGTGGTATATGTTATTTTATGTACTTGGTTTTTCTATCCCATTTTTAATCATGTCCCTATTTATAGGAAAAATGAAGTTTCTTCAAAAACGTAGCGACCTTTTTATGAAAATAGGTGGCATAATTATGATTATCATGGGAATTTTATTGTATTTTGATTGGATGACAAAAATTATTGCGTTATTAACACCCTTTTTTGGTGGATTCACAGGGTTTTAG